From a single Pseudomonadota bacterium genomic region:
- a CDS encoding sigma-70 family RNA polymerase sigma factor — translation MHEGTEDTAKAAFEQLLHELRPKLHRYCARMTGSVIDGEDVVQEALLKAVEALPRTGRLDNPEGWVFRIAHNAAQDFLRRRARRRAMQSNEDVETMAVNQNDVSDRQAAAASLRTFMRLPASQRSSVILRDVLGYSIEEIVEILGGTIPAIKGTLQRGRIQLRALAEEPDEAPLPALAEADRLRLASYIDRFNLRDFDAIRDMLADDVRLELVNRLRLKGRQPVGVYYHRYAEAPVNWRCVPGLVDGRPAILMLDPNDADGRPAFFILLDWADGKVAGIRDFMFARYAMEGAEISLGQE, via the coding sequence GTGCACGAAGGCACCGAAGACACCGCCAAGGCCGCGTTCGAGCAGCTGCTCCACGAGCTGCGGCCCAAGCTGCATCGCTACTGCGCCCGCATGACCGGCTCGGTGATCGATGGCGAGGATGTCGTCCAGGAGGCGCTGCTGAAAGCCGTCGAGGCGCTCCCGCGCACCGGTCGGCTCGACAACCCGGAGGGCTGGGTGTTTCGCATCGCCCACAACGCGGCGCAGGACTTCCTGCGCCGCCGCGCCCGCCGGCGGGCCATGCAGTCCAACGAGGACGTCGAGACGATGGCGGTCAACCAGAACGACGTGTCCGATCGCCAAGCCGCCGCGGCCAGCCTGCGGACCTTCATGCGCCTGCCGGCTTCGCAGCGCAGCTCGGTCATCCTGCGCGACGTGCTGGGCTATTCCATTGAAGAGATCGTCGAGATCCTGGGCGGTACCATCCCGGCGATCAAAGGCACGCTGCAGCGCGGGCGCATCCAGCTGCGCGCCCTCGCCGAGGAGCCCGACGAGGCGCCGCTGCCGGCCTTGGCGGAAGCCGACCGCCTGCGCCTGGCCAGCTATATCGACCGCTTCAACTTGCGGGACTTCGACGCCATCCGGGACATGCTCGCCGACGACGTGCGCCTGGAGCTGGTCAATCGTCTGCGCCTGAAGGGGCGGCAGCCGGTCGGCGTGTACTATCACCGCTACGCGGAAGCGCCGGTCAACTGGCGCTGCGTCCCCGGATTGGTGGACGGACGGCCGGCCATCCTGATGCTCGATCCCAACGATGCCGACGGACGGCCGGCCTTCTTCATCCTGCTGGACTGGGCCGACGGCAAGGTCGCGGGCATTCGCGACTTCATGTTCGCGCGCTATGCGATGGAGGGCGCCGAGATCAGCCTCGGACAGGAGTGA